The genomic region CCACTCTCGTTTTTGTCGTTATCAGCGGTTTGGTGGATGTCGTGCTGTTCGCTTGGCGATCTTGGCTGCTGTTTGCGCTTGGCGGCTGCGTGCCGGACCGCTGCCAGAATTTCGACGTGCGTACCGCAACGGCACAGATTGTGTTTCAGGGCCGTGCGGATATCCTGATCACTGGGATCGTCGTTTCTCTGCAGAAGAGCGACGGACGAGATGATCATCCCGTTAAGGCAATACCCGCACTGCGCTGCCGACTGCTCAATAAAAGCCTGTTGCACGGGGTGAAGTGCATCATTCTCGCCGAGACCTTCCAGCGTAACGATTCGTCGCGCGCCAACCGATCCTAGCGCGATCGTGCACGATCGCACGGCGCGTCCTTCGATCAATACGCTGCACGCGCCGCATTCACCCAGCCCGCACCCGTACTTGGGGCCGTTGAGCTCGAGGTCGTTCCTTAGGATGTAGAGCAGCGGCGTTTGAGGGTCCGCGCAGACGGTGACCTGCTTGTTATTGACGTGAAGCTCGACGGCGCCAGCCTTAGTCGTGCACAAATTCGTGCATCTCCGTTGCGCTCAGACGACCATGCTTCGATGCGCAAGGTCTCAACCTCTTTGATGCCTCGGATAGCATCGAATATCCAAGCGACGCAATAACAAGCGTATACGCTTTTAATGCCGAGATGCCATTAATGGCGCCCGTCGGCAAAAGTGTCTATAAAAGGCTATTTTGCTAAGTTTATGTGCACTAATGCTAATAGTTAGTCACACAAAGCGCTTGCCAACAATAGTGTGTACGCTTAAATGGCGTCATCGAGACGCCCTGTAGGCGCTTGCACATCCTCTTACTCTGCAATGATTGATATGCCAAAGCACAAGAAGACGATCGCGATTATCGGTGCCGGACTCGGAGGTGCTGCAGCTGCCGCGCTGCTTCAGCATGCCGGTTTCGAGGTGCAGCTCTATGAGCAGGCGTTCGGCTTTTCCCGCCTCGGTGCGGGTATCCACATGGGACCGAACGTTCTCAAGATTTTCCGGCGCATCGGCATCGACCAAAAACTCGCCGAGATCAGCAGCAAGCCGAAATTCTGGTTCAGCCGCGACGGTATAACCGGCAAATACCTATCGCGCATTCCGCTTGAGGGTTACGGCGCGACCTATTGCACTGTTCATCGCGGCGATCTTCATAAGTTGCAGATTGCAGCACTTCAGCCTGGAACGTTGCATTTCGATAAGCGCCTCAAGCAGATCGATGATGGCGGGAACGACGTTTATCTCGAGTTCGAGGATGGCACCTCCGCGCGTGCGGATATCGTCATTGGCGCCGACGGGATTAACTCGCGTGTCCGCGAAATTCTACTTGGCGTCGAAAAACCGAATTATAGCGGCTGGGTCGGTCACCGGGCTGTTATCCCCGCGGACAAACTGAAAAAGTACAATCTCGATTTCGAGGAATGCGTGAAGTGGTGGGGCCCGGACCGTCACATGATGGTCTATTTCACGACCGGCGATCGCAGCGAATACTACTACGTGACGGGCGTTCCGCACGACGCCTGGGATTTTAAAGACCCGTTTGTCCAAAGCAGCCGGGAAGAGATGGCGGATGCCTTCAAAGGCTATCATCCCGTTATCGAGGCACTCATCGACGCGACGGACGAAGTTACGAAGTGGCCGCTTTTTAATCGCAATCCGCTACCGCTCTGGAGCAAGGGAAGGCTGGTTCTGCTCGGCGATGCGTGCCACCCGATGAAGCCGCACATGGCGCAAGGTGCCGCCATGGCGATCGAAGACGGAGCGATGCTTGCACGTTGTCTCGGCGAGACGGGCATCGAGAACTATTCGAGCGCATTCAAGCTTTATGAATCCAATCGTCGAGACCGCGCAACGCGTGTCCAGACAGTATCGAACGCCAACACGTTCCTGCTTACGCAGGAAGACCCGGCCTGGGTCTATGGCTACGATCTTTATGCCGAGCCCTTGAAGAGCGAGGCAATTGCGTGATGGCCGGTCCGCTCCACGGCGCGAACGTCTTCGCAAACGGCATTCGTCAGCATTACTTGCGTTACGGCGGCAAGGGGCGCGCGGTCATTCTCATTCCCGGCATTACGAGCCCGGCGATTACATGGGGGTTCGTTGCCGAACGCTTGGCGAAAGATCATGACGTCTACGTTATAGATGCGCGCGGCCGCGGGCTGTCGTCGACCGGGCCGGATCTCGACTACGGCCTTGATGCGATGGCCGCAGACGTTGTCGAACTCGCAAAGGTCTTGAAGCTAGAGAAGCCGGCACTCCTCGGTCATTCCATGGGTGCCCGTGTTGCGGTTCGTGCGGTTGCCGGTGATAAATCCGCCTTTTCACGCGCCGTTTTGGTCGATCCGCCGGTGTCGGGTCCAGGCCGACGGCCCTATCCGAGCAAGCTTGAGTGGTACGTCGATTCCATTCGTCTCGCCGTGAAGGGCATCGACGCCGAGGGCATGCGTGCTTTCTGCCCGACGTGGACGGACGAACAGCGCGCGCTCCGCGCCGAGTGGCTTCATACCTGCTTCGAGCCTGCGATTGTTACGGCATTCGAGGACTTCCACAAAGACGACATCTTTCCCAGCGTTCCGAGTCTTTCGCTGCCCGCAATGCTCATGGTCGCCGGTCGCGGCGGAGTGATTACCCAGCAGGATGTCGATGAGTTCAGGGCGCTGAAACCGGATATCGAAGTCGTCCGCGTGGAGAACGCCGGTCACATGATTCCATGGGATGACTTCGACGGTTTCTTCGACGCGCTTGGAAATTTCCTCGTTCGATAACTCGACAGCCGAAGAACGAGAAGAAGCTAAAAAATTGGAATAAAGGAACGCAAGCCTTGAATTATCGCATCGGTCAGATCGTGCCGAGTTCGAATACGACGATGGAGACGGAAATTCCGGCGATGCTCCTGGCGCGGCAGGCCATTCGTCCTGAGCGCTTTACCTTCCATTCCAGCCGTATGCGCATGCGCACGGTGAAGAAGGAAGAGCTGAAGGCCATGGATTCCGAGTCGGATCGTTGTGCTGTCGAGCTTTCCGATGCTCGTGTCGATGTCCTGGGTTACGCCTGCCTCGTCGCGATCATGGCGCAGGGCTCAGGATACCATCGTGTTTCCGAGCTGAGGCTGCGCAGTCGTGCCTCTGAGAACGGTGCTGATGTTTCTGTCGTGACCAGTGCCGGTGCGCTTATCACAGGCCTGAAGGCGATGAGGGCAAAGCGCCTCGCGATCGTCGCGCCGTATGTGAAATCCCTCACCGAACTTGTCGTCAATTACATTCGCGACGAGGGCTTCGATGTTCAGGATTGGCGCGCTCTCGAAATTCCGGACAACCTCGAAGTCGGTCGTCATAACCCCGATAAATTGCCGGATATCGTTCGCACGCTCGATCTTGGCGGCGTGGATGCCATCGTGCTGTCGGCGTGTGTGCAGATGCCGTCTCTTTCCGCCATCGCCAAGGTGGAAGCGATCACCGGCAAGCCAGTCATCACCGCGGCGGTTGCTACAACTTATTGCATGCTGAAGGCGCTCAAGATCGAGCCTGTCGTACCAGGTGCCGGCGCATTGCTGTCTGGAGCATACTGATGGGTGGGGCTCCGCAAACCGCAGCAGCAAACTATCAAGGCGTCTGGGGTGAACGTATCGGTTTTGGTGATCGTCCGGCGCTGCTCGTCGTCGATTTTCTCAAGGCCTATACGCGGAAAGAGTCGCCGCTTTTCGCGCCGGGCGTGGTCGATGCCGTCGCGAATACGCCGGAGCTTCTCGCCGCTGCGCGGCAGGCCGGGATTCTTGTCGTCCACACCCGCATTCTGTATTCCGCGCCGGACTGCGCCGACGGCGGCATCTGGGTGAAAAAGGCCCCGGTGATGAAGGCGATGGTTGAAGGCAATGTCCTGGCGGAATTCTGCGAGGGTGTTGAGCCGGAAAAAGATGAGCCGGTCATCGTCAAGCAATACGCGAGCTCTTTCTTCGGCACGAGCCTCGCATCACTTCTTCATACGCAAAAGGTCGACACCGTCGTCATTGCGGGCTGCTCGACGAGCGGCTGTGTTCGCGCCACGGCCGTCGATGCAGTTCAATACGGTTTCCGCACGATAGTCGTCCGCGATTGCGTGGGCGATCGTCATCCTGAACCGCATGCTGCCAATCTCTTCGATATCGACAGCAAGTACGGGGACGTCGTCAGCAAGGCTGACGCGATCGCGGCGATCAAGGCCGCGCAGACAACTCGCTAATATCGATCACAAGTAACCGCAGAGCGCTGAAGGGAGATAAGTCGATGGACCGGAATGTCTTGACGGAAATGTGCCTCGAGCAGCTGACGCTCAGCGGCGTGCATGAAGGTGAGAAAGTCATCGTTTTGTCCCAGGGCGAGGAACGCCTGGATTACGCCGATGCGTTTCTGGCTGCGGGTCAGCGGCTCGGTTGCCAGATGTATCATATGCGTCTCCCCGCTCCGATGCCTGAGACCGGGGCTTGGGCCGTCGGTAAGACTGGGCTTGCCGCCATGCCCGACGCGGTCGAGGCATTGAAGCAGGCCGACATGGTCGTCGATCTGATTTTCTTGTTGTTCAGCGATGAACAGATGGCGATTCAGGCCTCGGGCACGCGCGTGTTGACGGCTGTCGAACCCGCCCCGTTGCTCGCGCGCCTAATGCCGACGAAGCAACTGCGCGAACGCGTCGAAGTCGGAGCCGAACTCCTGGCCAAAGCCAAGACGATGCGGATTACGAGCAAGCACGGCACCGACGTCGTCTATAAGCTCGGCGTATATCCGACGATGAGCGAATATGGCTACACCGATCAACCCGGCCGGTGGGA from Hyphomicrobium sp. MC1 harbors:
- a CDS encoding FAD-dependent monooxygenase; this encodes MIDMPKHKKTIAIIGAGLGGAAAAALLQHAGFEVQLYEQAFGFSRLGAGIHMGPNVLKIFRRIGIDQKLAEISSKPKFWFSRDGITGKYLSRIPLEGYGATYCTVHRGDLHKLQIAALQPGTLHFDKRLKQIDDGGNDVYLEFEDGTSARADIVIGADGINSRVREILLGVEKPNYSGWVGHRAVIPADKLKKYNLDFEECVKWWGPDRHMMVYFTTGDRSEYYYVTGVPHDAWDFKDPFVQSSREEMADAFKGYHPVIEALIDATDEVTKWPLFNRNPLPLWSKGRLVLLGDACHPMKPHMAQGAAMAIEDGAMLARCLGETGIENYSSAFKLYESNRRDRATRVQTVSNANTFLLTQEDPAWVYGYDLYAEPLKSEAIA
- a CDS encoding (2Fe-2S)-binding protein produces the protein MCTTKAGAVELHVNNKQVTVCADPQTPLLYILRNDLELNGPKYGCGLGECGACSVLIEGRAVRSCTIALGSVGARRIVTLEGLGENDALHPVQQAFIEQSAAQCGYCLNGMIISSVALLQRNDDPSDQDIRTALKHNLCRCGTHVEILAAVRHAAAKRKQQPRSPSEQHDIHQTADNDKNESGNAGQH
- a CDS encoding N-carbamoylsarcosine amidohydrolase translates to MGGAPQTAAANYQGVWGERIGFGDRPALLVVDFLKAYTRKESPLFAPGVVDAVANTPELLAAARQAGILVVHTRILYSAPDCADGGIWVKKAPVMKAMVEGNVLAEFCEGVEPEKDEPVIVKQYASSFFGTSLASLLHTQKVDTVVIAGCSTSGCVRATAVDAVQYGFRTIVVRDCVGDRHPEPHAANLFDIDSKYGDVVSKADAIAAIKAAQTTR
- a CDS encoding Asp/Glu racemase, yielding MNYRIGQIVPSSNTTMETEIPAMLLARQAIRPERFTFHSSRMRMRTVKKEELKAMDSESDRCAVELSDARVDVLGYACLVAIMAQGSGYHRVSELRLRSRASENGADVSVVTSAGALITGLKAMRAKRLAIVAPYVKSLTELVVNYIRDEGFDVQDWRALEIPDNLEVGRHNPDKLPDIVRTLDLGGVDAIVLSACVQMPSLSAIAKVEAITGKPVITAAVATTYCMLKALKIEPVVPGAGALLSGAY
- a CDS encoding alpha/beta fold hydrolase yields the protein MAGPLHGANVFANGIRQHYLRYGGKGRAVILIPGITSPAITWGFVAERLAKDHDVYVIDARGRGLSSTGPDLDYGLDAMAADVVELAKVLKLEKPALLGHSMGARVAVRAVAGDKSAFSRAVLVDPPVSGPGRRPYPSKLEWYVDSIRLAVKGIDAEGMRAFCPTWTDEQRALRAEWLHTCFEPAIVTAFEDFHKDDIFPSVPSLSLPAMLMVAGRGGVITQQDVDEFRALKPDIEVVRVENAGHMIPWDDFDGFFDALGNFLVR